From Streptomyces sp. NBC_01460, a single genomic window includes:
- a CDS encoding putative leader peptide, with translation MRLISRRHVDLCRQASAVCAVRD, from the coding sequence ATGCGCCTCATCTCCCGCAGGCACGTCGACCTCTGTCGACAGGCCAGCGCGGTCTGTGCCGTCCGCGACTGA
- a CDS encoding glyceraldehyde-3-phosphate dehydrogenase yields MTFTEDSFTNWKTREEIAESMIPIIGKLHREQDVTILIHSRSLVNKSVVSILKTHRFARQIAGEELSVTETLPFLRALAALDLGPSQIDLGMLAATYRSDDRGLSVEDFTAEAVAGATGANKTERRESRDVVLYGFGRIGRLLARLLIEKTGSGNGLRLRAIVVRRGAGQDIVKRASLLRRDSIHGQFQGTITVDEANSRIIANGNAIQVIYSDDPTSVDYTAHGIKNAILIDNTGRWRDREGLSRHLRPGIAKVVLTAPGKGDVPNIVHGVNHDTIKPDEQIISCASCTTNAIVPPLKAMADEYGVLRGHVETVHSFTNDQNLLDNYHNSDRRGRSAPLNMVITETGAASAVTKALPDLQAKITGSSIRVPVPDVSIAILNLQLERATSREEVLDYLRNVSLTSPLRRQIDFITAPDAVSSDFIGSRHASIVDAGATKVEGDNAILYLWYDNEFGYSSQVIRVVQHVSGVEYPTYPAPAV; encoded by the coding sequence GTGACTTTCACCGAGGACTCGTTCACCAATTGGAAGACCCGTGAGGAGATCGCGGAGTCGATGATCCCGATCATCGGGAAGCTGCACCGGGAGCAGGACGTCACGATCCTGATCCACAGCCGCTCCCTGGTGAACAAGTCGGTGGTCAGCATCCTCAAGACCCACCGGTTCGCCCGGCAGATAGCCGGCGAGGAGCTCTCGGTCACCGAGACCCTCCCGTTCCTGCGGGCTCTCGCCGCACTGGACCTCGGCCCGTCGCAGATCGACCTCGGCATGCTCGCCGCGACCTACCGGAGCGACGACCGCGGACTGTCCGTCGAGGACTTCACCGCGGAGGCCGTGGCCGGCGCGACGGGAGCCAACAAGACGGAGCGCCGCGAGTCGCGCGACGTCGTCCTCTACGGGTTCGGCCGCATCGGCCGGCTCCTGGCCCGCCTGCTGATCGAGAAGACCGGTTCCGGCAACGGTCTGCGTCTGCGCGCCATCGTCGTGCGCCGGGGTGCCGGACAGGACATCGTGAAGCGTGCCTCGCTGCTGCGCCGTGACTCCATCCACGGGCAGTTCCAGGGCACGATCACCGTCGACGAGGCGAACAGCAGGATCATCGCCAACGGCAACGCGATCCAGGTGATCTACTCCGACGACCCCACGTCGGTGGACTACACGGCCCACGGCATCAAGAACGCCATCCTCATCGACAACACGGGCCGCTGGCGCGACCGGGAGGGGCTCTCCAGGCACCTGCGCCCCGGCATCGCGAAGGTGGTCCTGACCGCGCCCGGCAAGGGTGACGTCCCCAACATCGTGCACGGCGTCAACCACGACACGATCAAGCCGGACGAGCAGATCATCTCGTGCGCCTCCTGCACGACCAACGCGATCGTCCCGCCGCTGAAGGCGATGGCGGACGAGTACGGCGTGCTGCGCGGCCACGTGGAGACCGTCCACTCGTTCACCAACGACCAGAACCTGCTGGACAACTACCACAACTCGGACCGCCGTGGCCGTTCGGCGCCGCTCAACATGGTCATCACCGAGACGGGTGCCGCCTCCGCCGTCACCAAGGCGCTGCCGGACCTCCAGGCGAAGATCACCGGCAGCTCGATCCGCGTGCCGGTCCCGGACGTGTCCATCGCGATCCTCAACCTGCAGCTCGAGCGCGCCACCAGCCGCGAGGAGGTCCTGGACTACCTCCGCAACGTCTCTCTGACCTCGCCGCTGAGGCGCCAGATCGACTTCATCACGGCGCCCGACGCGGTCTCGAGCGACTTCATCGGCTCCCGCCACGCGTCGATCGTCGACGCCGGCGCCACCAAGGTCGAGGGCGACAACGCGATCCTCTACCTCTGGTACGACAACGAGTTCGGCTACTCCTCCCAGGTCATCCGGGTCGTGCAGCACGTCTCCGGCGTGGAGTACCCGACGTACCCGGCCCCCGCGGTCTGA
- a CDS encoding ROK family transcriptional regulator, with translation MTAAPQISRATGDGRREANAATVLRTVLDHGPVARRTIADLCGLSPAAVSRQCTDLVRLGLVRELPELVESSGVGRPQIPTDLHTDTAGEQGGSAGPVAGGIHIGVPASTFGLMDLRGRLLARRHLPHDGLAAGDMPRRIIDGMRGFLDDTVRGRPLLGVGAALGGWVDPGLGTAVRHDALGWHHRPLAAEIARGLGGIDVRIDNHARAIAQSEILFGRPAARRSLVHLFVGNVVDAALGIAGVVHQGPGSGAGDVAHLPVPDSTTPCLCGRTGCLEATASNTAIALTAVRRGIVPEPDAFLVVDAAAAGDRRADRLLRERARAVGRAAALLLDVLNPDLVVVTEHSSLLNPEYLEEIRGAAIDLSHVCGDPERIVSPHAGTAALPVAAGTILLNPLFRRPLATIER, from the coding sequence ATGACAGCCGCCCCACAGATCTCCCGGGCGACCGGCGACGGCCGCCGCGAGGCCAACGCCGCCACGGTGTTGCGCACGGTGCTCGACCACGGGCCCGTCGCCCGCCGGACCATCGCGGATCTCTGCGGGCTCAGTCCGGCCGCCGTCTCCCGTCAGTGCACCGACCTCGTCCGCCTCGGCCTGGTGAGGGAACTGCCCGAGCTGGTGGAGAGCAGTGGTGTCGGCAGACCGCAGATCCCCACCGACCTGCACACCGACACGGCCGGGGAGCAGGGCGGAAGCGCGGGTCCGGTGGCCGGTGGCATCCACATCGGGGTGCCCGCCTCGACCTTCGGACTCATGGACCTGCGGGGCCGGCTGCTCGCCCGGCGCCATCTGCCCCACGACGGTCTGGCCGCCGGGGACATGCCGCGCCGCATCATCGACGGCATGCGGGGATTCCTCGACGACACGGTCCGTGGCAGGCCGCTGCTGGGGGTGGGTGCCGCCCTCGGTGGCTGGGTCGATCCCGGCCTGGGGACGGCGGTGCGGCACGACGCGCTGGGCTGGCACCACCGCCCGCTCGCCGCCGAGATCGCCCGTGGCCTGGGCGGAATCGACGTACGGATCGACAACCACGCCCGCGCGATCGCCCAGTCGGAGATCCTCTTCGGCCGGCCCGCCGCTCGCCGCAGCCTGGTCCACCTCTTCGTCGGCAACGTCGTCGACGCGGCCCTCGGAATCGCCGGGGTGGTTCACCAGGGGCCCGGGTCCGGCGCGGGCGACGTGGCCCATCTGCCCGTACCGGACTCCACGACCCCCTGCCTCTGCGGGAGGACCGGATGCCTGGAGGCGACGGCCTCGAACACGGCGATCGCGCTGACCGCGGTGCGCCGCGGCATCGTGCCCGAACCGGACGCGTTCCTGGTGGTGGACGCGGCGGCCGCCGGGGACCGGCGCGCGGACCGGCTGCTGCGCGAGCGTGCCCGCGCGGTCGGGCGGGCGGCCGCCCTGCTGCTCGACGTCCTCAATCCGGACCTCGTCGTGGTCACCGAACACTCCAGCCTGCTCAACCCGGAGTACCTGGAAGAGATACGCGGCGCCGCGATCGACCTCTCCCATGTCTGCGGGGATCCCGAGCGCATCGTCAGTCCGCATGCCGGGACCGCGGCCCTGCCCGTGGCCGCCGGCACGATCCTGCTGAACCCGCTGTTCAGACGGCCTTTGGCGACCATCGAGCGCTAG
- a CDS encoding ABC transporter permease, which yields MRGYLLRRLPSAVLVLLVASFLIFTILRLVPGDPATTLAGPDADAATVAAIRDRLGLDAPLLTQYVHWIGSLVTGDLGPSYAIGGQTADLIRDGLGATLELTLAALLFVILLGAAFGVLGATSRSRWIRSAVRVTTTASLAVPPFISGVLFVLLFAVVLGVLPPGGRVAFLTAPDLAVQYLLMPALCLALPSAAVLGRYLKDGIENALAEEYIRTATAAGVAPRRLLWRHAVPNALPPVVTLLGMQTGHLLGGAVLVEAIFAWPGLGRLAEQGLVSRDYPVVQDLLLLLVAVFVLVQLVTDLVYAWLDPRIRWE from the coding sequence ATGCGCGGCTACCTGCTCCGGAGGCTTCCCTCCGCCGTCCTCGTCCTGCTCGTCGCCTCCTTCCTGATCTTCACCATCCTGCGGCTCGTCCCCGGCGACCCCGCCACCACGCTCGCGGGACCCGACGCGGACGCGGCGACCGTCGCCGCGATCCGGGACCGGCTCGGCCTCGACGCCCCGCTCCTCACCCAGTACGTCCACTGGATCGGCTCACTGGTCACCGGTGACCTCGGGCCCTCGTACGCGATCGGCGGACAGACCGCCGACCTGATCCGGGACGGGCTCGGTGCCACCCTCGAACTCACCCTGGCCGCACTGCTCTTCGTGATCCTGCTCGGGGCGGCCTTCGGCGTGCTGGGCGCGACCTCCCGGAGCCGCTGGATCCGGTCCGCGGTCCGGGTGACGACGACCGCCTCGCTCGCCGTGCCGCCCTTCATCAGCGGCGTCCTGTTCGTGCTGCTGTTCGCCGTGGTCCTCGGTGTGCTGCCACCGGGCGGACGGGTCGCCTTCCTCACGGCCCCCGACCTCGCCGTGCAGTACCTCCTGATGCCGGCGCTCTGCCTCGCCCTCCCCAGCGCCGCCGTCCTCGGCCGCTACCTCAAGGACGGGATCGAGAACGCGCTGGCCGAGGAGTACATCCGCACCGCGACGGCGGCCGGTGTCGCACCCCGCCGGCTGCTGTGGCGGCACGCCGTCCCCAACGCGCTCCCGCCCGTCGTCACCCTGCTCGGCATGCAGACCGGGCACCTGCTCGGCGGAGCCGTGCTCGTCGAGGCGATCTTCGCCTGGCCGGGCCTCGGCAGGCTCGCCGAGCAGGGCCTCGTCAGCCGGGACTACCCCGTCGTCCAGGACCTCCTGCTGCTCCTGGTCGCCGTCTTCGTCCTCGTCCAGCTCGTCACCGACCTCGTGTACGCCTGGCTCGACCCCCGGATCAGGTGGGAGTGA
- a CDS encoding TauD/TfdA dioxygenase family protein: MSSATTAPASTVAVQKIGGRLGAVISGVRLGGDLDPATVAEIRAALLANKVVFFRGQDHLDEDSHEAFGRLLGTPVAHPTVPSADGRYSLGIDSDHGGRANQWHTDVTFVPAYPAFSILRAVVIPPYGGNTLWSNTGAAYADLPEPLRVLADSLRAVHSNDYDYVALRPEARPEALAQYRKVFTSTKFLTEHPVVRVHPETGERVLLLGNFVQRISGLTGRDSRALLDLFQSHIERPENTVRWQWQTGDVAIWDNRATQHYGVDDSDAHERKLRRVTIDGDIPVGVDGRSSTLISPEEVPDPAFGIASGASAPEATLA, from the coding sequence ATGTCCTCAGCAACCACCGCCCCCGCCTCCACCGTCGCCGTCCAGAAGATCGGCGGCCGGCTCGGCGCCGTCATCTCCGGGGTGCGCCTCGGCGGCGACCTCGATCCGGCCACCGTGGCCGAGATCCGGGCCGCGCTGCTGGCCAACAAGGTCGTCTTCTTCCGCGGCCAGGACCACCTGGACGAGGACAGCCACGAGGCGTTCGGCCGGCTGCTCGGCACCCCGGTCGCGCACCCCACCGTCCCGTCCGCCGACGGGCGTTACTCGCTCGGCATCGACTCCGACCACGGCGGCCGGGCGAACCAGTGGCACACGGACGTGACCTTCGTGCCGGCCTATCCGGCCTTCTCGATCCTGCGCGCCGTCGTCATCCCGCCGTACGGCGGCAACACCCTGTGGTCCAACACCGGCGCGGCGTACGCCGACCTGCCCGAGCCTCTCCGGGTGCTCGCCGACAGCCTGCGCGCGGTCCACTCCAACGACTACGACTACGTGGCCCTGCGCCCGGAGGCCCGTCCCGAGGCGCTCGCCCAGTACCGGAAGGTGTTCACCTCGACGAAGTTCCTCACCGAGCACCCGGTGGTGCGCGTCCACCCCGAGACCGGCGAACGCGTCCTGCTCCTCGGCAACTTCGTCCAGCGCATCAGCGGACTGACCGGCCGCGACTCCCGCGCGCTGCTCGACCTGTTCCAGTCCCACATCGAGCGCCCGGAGAACACCGTGCGCTGGCAGTGGCAGACCGGCGACGTCGCCATCTGGGACAACCGCGCCACCCAGCACTACGGCGTGGACGACTCGGACGCCCACGAGCGCAAGCTCCGCCGTGTCACCATCGACGGCGACATCCCGGTCGGCGTCGACGGCCGCTCCTCCACGCTGATCAGCCCCGAGGAGGTGCCCGACCCCGCATTCGGCATCGCGTCCGGCGCATCGGCCCCGGAGGCGACGCTCGCATGA
- a CDS encoding ABC transporter substrate-binding protein yields the protein MTELYPSMPTGPSRRSTLRAAGGGTLLLGLGLAGCRSAVSEASSDPSGAGAEPKRGGTLTVAVNADFTPGLLYSQSQQSSQHRLIFNTLTRYDDQLRPKPELAISWTYADDGRALTLRLRDDVTFHNGRKFTADDVVFAVKNLQKPVRAAQLRSTAAAVTGFEKRGDHELVLKLAHPVNNLFDLFEFMIITDPESAEDAVTGRKLIGTGPFVLKKWSPGSGLSLRRNENYWQPGRPYLDGVELRVIPQADALISSLRSGQSQLSFNVPGKNLGAIKSDERLSVTDYDTGAGAVYLGVNTTVTPLDDKTVRHALAWAVDRERLLAQTLGGHGLASAAPWPTSSPAFTEAHRTHYSHDPGKARELLRSAGHTKLAFPLLHLALPGETAIAESLQYDLEQVGVHVTLQPTDPATAQKKLISQGMPALWTLGHGFAQVQPSTLAVSAYPFNEAKNTSRYRSDEYTDVVREAWTEPESTAAAANALHERISRILLDEAFIIDLVVRGQVQVSAAGLHGVTLNKFSYLNLDDAYLV from the coding sequence ATGACCGAGCTGTATCCCTCCATGCCCACCGGACCGTCCCGGCGTTCCACCCTGCGCGCCGCGGGTGGCGGCACCCTCCTTCTCGGACTGGGCCTGGCGGGCTGCCGCTCGGCGGTCTCGGAGGCCTCGTCCGACCCCAGCGGCGCCGGCGCCGAACCGAAGCGCGGCGGTACCCTCACCGTCGCGGTCAACGCCGACTTCACTCCGGGCCTGCTCTACTCGCAGAGCCAGCAGTCCTCCCAGCACCGGCTCATCTTCAACACCCTGACCCGCTACGACGACCAGCTGCGCCCGAAGCCGGAGCTGGCCATCTCCTGGACGTACGCCGACGACGGACGCGCCCTCACGCTGCGGCTGCGCGACGACGTCACGTTCCACAACGGCCGGAAGTTCACCGCCGACGACGTCGTCTTCGCGGTGAAGAACCTCCAGAAGCCGGTACGGGCTGCCCAGTTGCGCAGTACCGCCGCAGCCGTCACCGGTTTCGAGAAGCGCGGCGACCATGAGCTGGTGCTCAAGCTGGCGCACCCGGTGAACAACCTGTTCGACCTCTTCGAGTTCATGATCATCACCGATCCCGAGTCGGCCGAGGACGCCGTCACCGGCAGGAAGCTCATCGGCACCGGCCCGTTCGTCCTCAAGAAGTGGAGCCCTGGCTCGGGCCTGAGCCTGCGGCGGAACGAGAACTACTGGCAGCCCGGCCGCCCCTACCTCGACGGGGTCGAACTGCGCGTGATCCCCCAGGCCGACGCGCTGATCTCCTCCCTGCGCTCCGGTCAGTCCCAGCTCTCCTTCAACGTGCCGGGCAAGAACCTCGGCGCGATCAAGAGCGACGAGCGGCTCTCCGTCACCGACTACGACACGGGCGCCGGAGCCGTCTACCTCGGCGTCAACACGACGGTCACCCCGCTCGACGACAAGACCGTCCGGCACGCGCTCGCCTGGGCCGTCGACCGCGAACGGCTGCTCGCACAGACCCTCGGCGGCCACGGCCTCGCCTCCGCCGCCCCGTGGCCCACGTCCTCGCCCGCCTTCACCGAGGCCCATCGCACCCACTACTCCCACGACCCGGGCAAGGCCAGAGAACTGCTGCGGTCCGCCGGACACACGAAACTCGCGTTCCCCCTGCTGCACCTCGCGCTGCCGGGCGAGACCGCGATCGCCGAATCCCTCCAGTACGACCTGGAGCAGGTGGGCGTCCACGTCACCCTCCAGCCCACCGACCCGGCCACGGCGCAGAAGAAGCTGATCTCCCAGGGCATGCCGGCCCTGTGGACGCTGGGGCACGGATTCGCGCAGGTGCAGCCCTCCACCCTCGCGGTGAGTGCCTATCCGTTCAACGAGGCGAAGAACACCTCCCGTTACCGGTCGGACGAGTACACCGACGTGGTGCGCGAGGCCTGGACGGAGCCCGAGTCCACGGCCGCGGCGGCCAACGCCCTCCACGAGCGGATCTCCCGCATCCTGCTCGACGAGGCGTTCATCATCGACCTCGTCGTCCGCGGCCAGGTGCAGGTCTCCGCCGCCGGGCTGCACGGTGTCACGCTCAACAAGTTCTCGTACCTGAACCTCGACGACGCCTACCTGGTGTGA
- a CDS encoding ABC transporter ATP-binding protein, translated as MTAHELLEVRDLGVEFTTPDGPALRAVRGVSFSLRRGGTLAVVGESGSGKSTTALALTRMLPGTGRITTGQVLLDGQDLADATDAELRAVRGARIGMIFQDPMTALNPVMTAGRHLDEALRAHGNHDRTARRARAVELLDRVGIPDPHRRVDDHPHQFSGGQRQRILIAMALAGEPDILLADEPTTALDATVQDQILTLLADLNRETGTALVLITHNMGVVARSCERVLVMYGGTVVEDGPTAEVLTRPRHPYTAGLLAAVPRLSSPSGTRLTGIPGSPPDLTLLGDGCAFADRCTLVEDRCRTGTPPLAALTSGVRAACLPAAGRTDPLPAPAPPARIDRPSTGDVVLEAQDLRKTYKGRGIRGRKGFTALDGVSLTLSAGETLGIVGESGSGKSTLARVLAHAHPADGGRVLLRGEDVTRPSRRALHSVRRQVQMVFQDPYASLNPRMTVRQIVGEPLLAFGLGDREEREERVAELLRLAGLDPAVADRHPRSFSGGQRQRIGIARALAPAPSVLICDEPVSALDVSVQAQIVGLLTDLQRDLGLALVFIAHDLAVVRQVSHRIAVMHGGRVVESGSADDICENPADPYTRALLAAVPEPVPRAPRTVRAEALA; from the coding sequence ATGACCGCCCACGAGCTGCTCGAAGTCCGTGACCTCGGTGTGGAGTTCACGACCCCCGACGGGCCGGCCCTCAGAGCCGTACGGGGTGTCTCCTTCAGCCTGCGCCGCGGTGGGACCCTCGCGGTGGTCGGCGAGTCCGGATCCGGCAAGTCCACCACCGCCCTCGCCCTCACCCGGATGCTGCCCGGCACCGGCCGCATCACCACCGGGCAGGTCCTGCTGGACGGTCAGGACCTGGCGGACGCCACCGACGCCGAACTGCGCGCGGTGCGCGGCGCCCGCATCGGCATGATCTTCCAGGACCCCATGACGGCCCTCAACCCCGTGATGACGGCCGGCCGCCACCTCGACGAGGCGCTCCGCGCCCACGGGAACCACGACCGGACCGCGCGCCGGGCCCGCGCCGTCGAGCTCCTGGACAGGGTCGGCATCCCCGACCCCCACCGGCGTGTGGACGACCATCCGCACCAGTTCTCCGGCGGCCAGCGCCAGCGGATCCTCATCGCCATGGCCCTGGCGGGGGAGCCCGACATCCTCCTCGCCGACGAACCGACCACCGCGCTGGACGCCACCGTCCAGGACCAGATCCTCACCCTGCTCGCCGACCTCAACCGGGAGACGGGCACCGCCCTGGTCCTGATCACCCACAACATGGGTGTCGTCGCCCGCTCCTGCGAACGCGTCCTCGTCATGTACGGGGGGACAGTCGTCGAGGACGGCCCCACCGCCGAGGTGCTCACCCGCCCCCGTCACCCGTACACCGCCGGACTCCTCGCCGCCGTGCCGCGCCTTTCCTCCCCCTCCGGCACCCGCCTCACCGGTATCCCCGGCAGTCCGCCCGACCTCACCCTCCTCGGGGACGGCTGCGCCTTCGCGGACCGCTGCACGCTCGTCGAGGACCGCTGCCGTACGGGTACGCCCCCGCTCGCCGCGCTCACGTCCGGGGTCCGGGCGGCCTGCCTGCCCGCCGCAGGGCGTACCGACCCGCTGCCGGCCCCGGCCCCTCCCGCCCGGATCGACCGCCCCTCGACCGGAGACGTCGTTCTGGAGGCCCAGGACCTGCGCAAGACGTACAAGGGGCGCGGGATACGCGGACGGAAGGGTTTCACCGCGCTCGACGGCGTGTCCCTGACCCTGTCCGCGGGGGAGACCCTCGGCATCGTCGGAGAGTCGGGCTCCGGGAAGTCGACCCTGGCCCGGGTGCTGGCCCACGCCCATCCGGCGGACGGCGGCAGGGTGCTGCTGCGCGGCGAGGACGTCACCCGGCCCTCGCGCCGTGCACTGCACTCCGTGCGCCGCCAGGTCCAGATGGTTTTTCAGGACCCGTACGCCTCGCTCAACCCCAGGATGACGGTCCGTCAGATCGTCGGTGAACCCCTGCTCGCCTTCGGCCTCGGTGACCGCGAGGAGAGGGAGGAACGGGTGGCCGAACTGCTCCGGCTGGCGGGCCTCGATCCGGCCGTCGCCGACCGGCACCCGCGCTCCTTCTCGGGCGGCCAGCGCCAGCGCATCGGCATCGCCCGGGCACTCGCCCCCGCGCCGTCCGTCCTCATCTGCGACGAACCCGTCTCCGCGCTCGACGTCTCCGTGCAGGCGCAGATCGTCGGCCTCCTCACCGACCTCCAGCGCGACCTCGGACTCGCCCTCGTCTTCATCGCGCACGATCTCGCCGTGGTCCGGCAGGTCAGCCACCGCATCGCGGTGATGCACGGCGGGCGCGTCGTGGAGAGCGGCAGCGCCGACGACATCTGCGAGAACCCGGCCGACCCGTACACCCGCGCCCTGCTGGCCGCCGTCCCGGAACCCGTGCCGCGGGCTCCGCGCACCGTCAGGGCGGAGGCCCTCGCATGA
- a CDS encoding sulfatase-like hydrolase/transferase: MSGHPDAPAPADGARAPSAGAPPQVIVILTDQQRWDTTGAHGNRAGVTPEFDRIAREGTLFEQSITPNPVCAPARSSLQTGLFPTASGVFRNGLPLPVDVPTLAGTFAAAGYTTGYLGKWHLAGEDGPDGPVPRERRGGYERWLASDRLEFTSDAYRTVVYDEDGEPVRLPGYRSDALIDAAIRFVSDHHDRPYLLFVSLLEPHHQNPTDDYPAPSGHRERYEGAWLPPDLAALAPGAPQGGAHRHLAGYLGQIKRVDEGVGRLRDALRSLGTAEGTVLAWTADHGSHFRTRNSEYKRSAHEASVRVPLALTGPGFTGGGLVRQPVSTVDLMPTLLEAACIAVPDGVQGRSLLPLTGGGQDPGRPRSVLVQISEDRVGRAVRTARWKYVVDAPGADAWNEPAAAHYTETELYDLAADPYELDNLAGLSSHREAADELRGELLEWLGRVEGVKPGIERAAPRPAGQRRAEPFPAEVPWEGVRFGHRSVSRQVAPDASPDQPHRFERAGPLTGTG; the protein is encoded by the coding sequence ATGAGTGGGCACCCCGACGCGCCCGCCCCGGCGGACGGCGCCCGTGCGCCGTCCGCCGGGGCACCCCCGCAGGTGATCGTGATCCTGACGGACCAGCAGCGCTGGGACACCACCGGCGCGCACGGGAACCGCGCGGGGGTGACGCCCGAATTCGACAGGATCGCCCGCGAGGGAACCCTGTTCGAGCAGTCGATCACCCCCAACCCCGTCTGTGCGCCCGCCCGTTCGTCCCTGCAGACCGGGCTCTTCCCCACCGCGTCCGGCGTGTTCCGCAACGGGCTGCCGCTCCCCGTGGACGTCCCGACCCTCGCGGGGACGTTCGCCGCGGCCGGGTACACGACCGGGTACCTCGGCAAGTGGCACCTGGCCGGCGAGGACGGACCGGACGGTCCCGTGCCCCGCGAGCGGCGGGGCGGCTACGAGAGGTGGCTGGCCTCGGACCGGCTCGAGTTCACCTCGGACGCCTACCGCACGGTGGTGTACGACGAGGACGGCGAGCCGGTCAGGCTCCCCGGGTACCGCTCGGACGCGTTGATCGACGCCGCGATCCGCTTCGTGTCCGACCACCACGACCGCCCCTACCTGCTCTTCGTCTCCTTGCTGGAACCCCACCACCAGAACCCCACCGACGACTACCCCGCGCCCTCGGGCCACCGCGAGCGCTACGAGGGCGCCTGGCTGCCACCGGATCTGGCCGCACTCGCGCCGGGCGCCCCGCAGGGCGGCGCGCACCGCCATCTCGCCGGGTATCTCGGCCAGATCAAACGCGTGGACGAGGGGGTGGGGCGGCTGCGTGACGCGCTGAGGAGTCTGGGCACCGCGGAGGGCACCGTGCTGGCGTGGACAGCGGATCACGGCTCCCACTTCCGGACCCGCAACAGCGAGTACAAGCGGTCGGCCCACGAGGCGTCCGTCCGGGTTCCGCTGGCGCTCACCGGACCGGGCTTCACCGGGGGCGGGCTCGTCCGGCAGCCGGTGAGCACCGTGGACCTGATGCCGACCCTGCTGGAGGCCGCGTGCATCGCCGTACCGGACGGCGTCCAGGGCCGGTCCCTGCTGCCACTGACCGGCGGGGGCCAGGATCCCGGGCGGCCCCGGTCCGTCCTCGTCCAGATCAGCGAGGACCGGGTCGGCCGCGCGGTGCGCACCGCCCGGTGGAAGTACGTGGTGGACGCGCCGGGAGCGGACGCCTGGAACGAGCCGGCCGCCGCGCACTACACGGAGACCGAGCTGTACGACCTGGCGGCCGATCCCTACGAGCTGGACAACCTCGCGGGGCTCTCCTCGCACCGCGAGGCCGCGGACGAGCTGCGCGGCGAGCTGCTGGAGTGGCTGGGGCGGGTCGAGGGCGTGAAGCCCGGGATCGAGCGGGCCGCTCCGCGCCCGGCGGGGCAGCGCCGCGCGGAGCCGTTCCCGGCAGAGGTGCCGTGGGAGGGGGTGAGGTTCGGCCACCGGTCCGTCTCCCGACAGGTGGCACCGGATGCGAGTCCTGACCAGCCACATCGATTCGAGCGGGCGGGCCCCCTGACCGGCACCGGCTGA
- a CDS encoding ABC transporter permease has product MTAPTDTVLAGPPPPAATRRPGRRSRPRHPYRTALSTARARTGLVLVGAVVLAGLLAPLLAGHGPTDQSTQSLAALGTPGHPLGTDDLGRDLLSRVLYGIRADLGIIALAVPLGAVLGCLAALTAAAHPVADTIAQRVFDLVLAFPGLILALAVTAILGPGRTPVVLVIALAEIPVFGRLLRGSVLVQREREYVTAARVGGSSGRRVLFRHILPNAADPLIVQIAVSLTVAVFIEGAMSFLGVGVRPPQPTLGAVLSQSLPYLSEAPHFAAGPLITVTALVLGLSLVAEALNREIRR; this is encoded by the coding sequence ATGACCGCACCGACCGACACCGTCCTCGCCGGACCGCCCCCGCCCGCGGCCACCCGCAGGCCCGGTCGCCGCAGCCGCCCGCGCCACCCCTACCGCACCGCGCTGTCCACCGCCCGCGCCCGCACCGGCCTCGTCCTCGTCGGAGCGGTGGTGCTCGCCGGCCTGCTGGCGCCGCTGCTCGCCGGGCACGGACCCACCGACCAGAGCACGCAGAGCCTGGCCGCCCTCGGGACCCCCGGGCACCCGCTCGGCACCGACGACCTGGGCCGGGACCTGCTCAGCCGGGTCCTGTACGGCATCCGCGCCGACCTCGGGATCATCGCACTCGCCGTGCCGCTGGGGGCCGTACTCGGCTGCCTCGCCGCGCTCACCGCCGCCGCGCACCCGGTGGCGGACACGATCGCCCAGCGGGTCTTCGACCTCGTGCTCGCGTTCCCCGGCCTGATCCTGGCGCTCGCCGTCACCGCGATCCTCGGACCCGGCCGCACCCCCGTCGTCCTCGTCATCGCCCTCGCCGAGATCCCGGTGTTCGGGCGTCTGCTGCGCGGCTCGGTCCTCGTCCAGCGGGAGCGGGAGTACGTGACCGCCGCCCGGGTCGGCGGGAGTTCCGGACGGCGGGTGCTGTTCCGGCACATCCTGCCCAACGCCGCGGACCCGCTGATCGTGCAGATCGCGGTCTCGCTGACCGTCGCCGTGTTCATCGAGGGCGCGATGAGCTTCCTCGGAGTGGGCGTACGGCCGCCCCAGCCCACGCTCGGAGCCGTGCTGAGCCAGTCCCTGCCCTACCTCTCCGAGGCCCCCCACTTCGCGGCGGGTCCCCTGATCACCGTGACCGCGCTCGTCCTCGGCCTCTCGCTCGTCGCCGAGGCGCTCAACCGGGAGATACGCCGATGA